In Prosthecochloris sp. GSB1, the following proteins share a genomic window:
- a CDS encoding Kelch repeat-containing protein, giving the protein MAQAKKTFTEFLDIRPPLPPKPDMQPTTASFRKKLRKRSPAMEIRKKLRFKPVDMEVLDQPWVPEKELPVARDCFGAAVADGRIYAIGGRTAIGEDSLFQTEASLVHAYNPATQTWATKKGMLYPHAGNTAVTAANGRIYSFGGYIKMTMENYDDPRYKVLAAAGSTSNLVQEYDPSANAWSLKNNMPRERAFHAAVAATDGAVYVFGGYGIEHIWPDPANPDPKKDVKLRDVDRYTVSSDTWTMMAPMPTPRSGLAAVQGKDGKIYVMGGLGETCEWLPTVEAYDPATNSWEKKADMPTARGAFSAVTDNGGNIHVIGGVCEWDSINTVDIYSPQSDSWQSGSPISIPRLSHGAVVMEQKLYVMGGSKHDHAAGIRELLSSVISSAL; this is encoded by the coding sequence ATGGCGCAAGCCAAGAAAACCTTCACCGAATTCCTGGATATCAGGCCGCCGCTGCCTCCGAAACCGGACATGCAGCCGACGACGGCGTCGTTCAGGAAAAAGCTGCGCAAACGATCCCCTGCAATGGAGATACGAAAAAAGCTCAGGTTCAAACCCGTGGACATGGAGGTGCTCGACCAGCCCTGGGTGCCGGAAAAAGAGCTGCCTGTCGCCCGCGACTGTTTCGGCGCCGCCGTCGCCGACGGCCGGATCTACGCGATCGGGGGGCGCACGGCGATCGGCGAGGACTCTCTTTTCCAGACCGAAGCCTCACTGGTCCATGCCTACAACCCGGCCACGCAGACATGGGCGACGAAAAAAGGAATGCTCTATCCTCACGCCGGCAATACCGCAGTCACCGCCGCCAACGGCCGGATCTACTCGTTCGGCGGCTACATTAAAATGACGATGGAAAACTACGACGACCCGCGCTACAAGGTTCTGGCGGCGGCGGGCTCGACCAGCAATCTCGTCCAGGAATACGACCCGTCCGCGAACGCATGGTCGCTGAAAAACAACATGCCGAGGGAACGCGCCTTTCACGCGGCAGTAGCGGCAACTGACGGCGCGGTGTACGTTTTCGGAGGATACGGGATCGAGCATATCTGGCCCGATCCCGCAAATCCGGACCCGAAAAAGGACGTCAAGCTCCGGGACGTGGACCGCTACACGGTTTCCAGCGATACGTGGACGATGATGGCCCCGATGCCGACCCCGAGAAGCGGCCTTGCCGCCGTGCAGGGAAAGGACGGAAAAATTTACGTCATGGGCGGGCTCGGGGAAACCTGCGAGTGGCTGCCGACCGTCGAAGCGTATGATCCAGCGACGAATTCCTGGGAGAAAAAAGCGGACATGCCGACCGCTCGCGGCGCCTTTTCAGCCGTCACGGACAACGGGGGAAACATCCACGTCATCGGCGGCGTCTGCGAGTGGGACTCGATCAACACGGTCGACATCTACTCCCCCCAGTCCGACAGCTGGCAAAGCGGTTCGCCCATCTCCATCCCGCGGCTCTCTCACGGAGCGGTCGTCATGGAGCAAAAGCTCTACGTTATGGGAGGATCGAAACACGACCATGCCGCCGGCATCAGGGAACTGCTCTCCTCGGTCATCAGTTCCGCCCTCTGA